The following coding sequences lie in one Phalacrocorax aristotelis chromosome 2, bGulAri2.1, whole genome shotgun sequence genomic window:
- the TOPBP1 gene encoding DNA topoisomerase 2-binding protein 1 isoform X1, with protein MKGSKEPFFVKFIKSSGSSEYFLKALESIKEFQSEEHLQILEEEAALNIKENDKSLYICDPFRGVVFNHLKKLGCRIVGPQVVLYCMQSQRCVPRAEYPVYNMTMADVTISCTSLDKDVREEVHKYVQMMGGRVYRDLNMSVTHLIAGEVGSKKYLVAASLKKPILLPSWVKTLWDKSQQSIMRYTDVNMEDYACPVFLGCTICVTGLSSSDRKEVQRLTAEHGGQYTGQLKMNECTHLIVQEPKGQKYECAKKWNVHCVSVQWFSDSIKKGFCQDETIYKIEAGSKLSSTPSTSTPTNRAGKPDDHALPDVSHISNINLSGVNETACSSAMSSRLDPLPDELENLDISSFQAPEDLLDGCRIYLCGFSGRKLDKMRRLINCGGGVRFNQLNEDVTHVILGENNDELKHFLEKAAHRPHVVTAKWLLESFIKGYLHPVEQYIPLNYQPLENPILERPGMKSIPPRKNSLLKKEPVEVIKHQKAAEDDFLSLYVNNDSTSDEVENLTSRTFNDVTHLAVQGEDQSSVCNGSLGESSAVVEGGLFVRKRFLLLGFGEEDESYIADIIKENAGKILPLQSRTIADYAVVPLLGCTVKPTVGDVVTNTWLITCVEQQLLLDPQSNPLFTPVPVMEGVTPLEDCVLSFSQFTGVERDSLVYLAGLLGARVQEFFVRKANAKKGMFASTHLVVREPDGSKYEAARKWNLPAVTVAWLLQSARTGKRADERKFLVENAEAEDKESSITQLSKTPATIKSPDSEQPTYLLEAGKKTAVTPLDINRFQSKAFQAVISHHTEKTTTTLAQGGLPQKEPSLHLDTPSKFLSKDKLFKPSFDVKDALAALETPRGPDQKTRKLSTPLSEVIGRNLKLALANSTRHTVALSASPQLTTVQPEVEEEPKPLAEVVICVSKKLSKKQTELNAVAASLGADYRWCFDETVTHFIYKGGQNDNNKEYKSVKERGIHIVSEHWLLESAREYKRLPESLFPHTYNPKMSLDISTVQDVRLSSSSKLPSTGKPAEETEIIPVDEDDAEDDVTTDHIKETVTAGEEQIVTSESKGVLTQALEMRENFQRQLQEIMSATSLVKPQGQRGSLSRNSFDGLPTTPDSTRSVRNGRSRVLEALRQSRQALTDINTEPSQSEQIIWDDPTAREERARLVSNFQWPNSPSQYTEQGQSNVNKNMDEPAVKGSLADAEIADIAVPEAGDGDLVEGLKNPVCRDPETPIKDHLIPTPQAPSIAFPLANPPVAPQPKEKAVTEDEKADEEPEKHRKFQLSSLNPQERFDYCHLIEELGGIVLEKQCFDPSCTHIVVGHPLRNEKFLASMAAGKWVLHRSYLEACRGAGCFVQEEDYEWGSNSILNVLPGINVNQKKLALAAMRWRKKIHKGRQETGITEGAFSGWKVILNVDQSKEAGFRRLLQSGGAKVFSGHSVSLFKEATHLFADFSKLKPDDTRVNVAEAAAQGVNCLKPEYIADYLIQDPPPPMESYCLPEAQSYLQNNAELGTGVSQKRKALGEMSRVKRSRIH; from the exons ATGAAAGGTAGTAAGGAGCCATTTTTTGTGAAATTCATAAAGTCTTCTGGGAGCTCGGAGTATTTTCTTAAAGCTCTTGAG TCTATAAAAGAATTTCAGTCAGAAGAACATCTCCAAATCCttgaagaagaagcagcactcaatataaaagaaaatgataaatCACTTTACATTTGTGATCCTTTTAGAGGTGTTGTTTTCAATCATCTCAAAAAG CTTGGTTGTAGAATCGTTGGACCACAGGTAGTCCTGTACTGTATGCAGTCCCAGCGATGTGTCCCAAGAGCTGAGTATCCTGTGTACAATATGACTATGGCCGATGTAACAATATCCTGTACCAGCCTTGACAAAGATGTTAGG GAAGAAGTTCATAAGTACGTGCAGATGATGGGTGGACGTGTGTACAGAGACCTCAATATGTCAGTAACTCATCTTATAGCTGGAGAAGTTGGCAGCAAGAAATACTTAGTagctgcttctctgaaaaaGCCTATCTTGCTTCCCTCTTGGGTTAAGACACTGTGGGATAAGTCTCAGCAAAG CATAATGAGATACACTGATGTTAACATGGAAGACTACGCTTGCCCTGTGTTCCTTGGCTGTACAATTTGCGTAACTGGCTTAAGTAGTTCAGACAGGAAGGAAGTCCAGCGCCTCACTGCTGAGCACGGTGGGCAATATACGGGGCAGCTCAAGATGAATGAATGTACTCACCTCATAGTTCAAGAGCCAAAAG GTCAGAAGTATGAATGTGCCAAAAAATGGAATGTGCACTGTGTGTCTGTGCAGTGGTTTTCTGACAGCATTAAGAAAGGCTTCTGTCAGGATGAGACAATATATAAAATAGAGGCTGGATCAAAACTGAGTAGTACACCCAGTACGTCAACACCTACGAATCGCGCCGGCAAGCCTGATG atcaTGCCCTTCCGGATGTCAGCCACATTTCCAATATCAATTTGAGTGGTGTTAATGAAACAGCATGTAGTTCTGCTATGAGCAGCAGACTCGATCCTCTTCCTGATGAGCTGGAAAACTTGGATATAAGTTCTTTTCAAGCCCCTGAAGATTTGTTAGATGGATGTCGA ATCTATCTGTGTGGCTTCAGTGGCCGGAAGCTGGACAAAATGAGAAGGCTTATTAATTGCGGTGGTGGTGTTCGATTTAATCAACTTAATGAAGATGTTACCCATGtcattttgggggaaaataatGATGAGTTGAAACACTTTTTGGAAAAGGCAGCTCACAG GCCTCATGTAGTGACAGCAAAATGGTTGCTAGAGTCATTTATTAAAGGTTATCTACATCCAGTCGAGCAATATATCCCTCTAAATTACCAGCCGTTAGAGAACCCAATTTTGGAGCGACCTGGAATGAAGTCAATTCCTCCCAGAAAGAACAGTCTCTTGAAGAAAGAACCTGTGGAGGTTATAAAGCACCAGAAAGCTGCTGAAGATGACTTCCTCTCTCTCTATGTAAATAATGATTCTACATCAG atgaaGTTGAAAATCTAACATCCAGAACCTTCAATGATGTTACTCACTTGGCTGTTCAAGGAGAGGATCAGTCTTCTGTCTGTAATGGTTCTTTGGGAGAGTCTTCTGCAGTGGTTGAAGGAGGCTTATTTGTCAGAAAGagatttcttcttctgggtTTTGGTGAAGAGGATGAGTCCTACATTGCAGATATTATAAAGGAGAATGCTGGGAAAATTCTGCCGCTGCAAAGCAGAACCATTGCAGACTATGCTGTGGTACCTTTATTGGGGTGCACGGTGAAGCCGACTGTTGGTGATGTTGTCACAAATACATGGCTG ATAACCTGTGTGGAACAGCAGCTCCTTTTAGATCCCCAGTCCAATCCACTTTTCACACCAGTCCCAGTAATGGAAGGAGTTACCCCTCTGGAGGattgtgttctttcttttagCCAGTTCACTGGTGTAGAAAGGGACTCCCTGGTTTATCTGGCAGGACTGCTGGGAGCAAG AGTCCAAGAATTCTTTGTGCGGAAAGCCAATGCAAAAAAGGGAATGTTTGCCAGCACCCATCTTGTGGTGAGAGAACCGGATGGTTCCAAGTATGAAGCTGCGAGGAAGTGGAATTTGCCAGCAGTCACTGTAGCTTGGCTTTTACAGTCAGCAAGGACGGGAAAGAGAGCAGATGAAAGAAAGTTCTTGGTTGAAAATGCAGAGGCTGAAG atAAGGAGAGTTCCATTACTCAGCTTAGCAAGACACCAGCAACTATTAAATCTCCTGATTCAGAACAACCTACTTACCTCCttgaagctgggaaaaaaacagctgtgACCCCTCTTGATATCAACAGGTTTCAGAGTAAAGCTTTCCAAGCTGTGATCTCCCATCATACTGAGAAGACGACAACCACTCTTGCACAAGGGGGGCTGCCACAGAAAGAACCATCTCTACATCTTGATACACCGTCaaaatttctttccaaagaCAAGTTATTCAAGCCTTCTTTTGATGTAAAG GATGCTCTGGCAGCTTTGGAAACTCCAAGAGGTCCTGATCAAAAAACCAGGAAACTGAGCACACCTCTCTCCGAAGTCATCGGCAGAAACTTGAAATTGGCACTGGCAAACAGCACAAGGCATACAGTAGCTCTTAGTGCCAGCCCCCAGCTGACCACTGTACAGCCTGAAGTG GAAGAAGAGCCCAAGCCTCTAGCTGAAGTTGTTATATGTGTTAGTAAAAAACTTAGTAAGAAGCAAACTGAACTGAATGCAGTAGCAGCTTCTCTTGGGGCAGACTACAG atgGTGCTTTGATGAAACAGTAACACACTTCATCTACAAGGGAGGACAAAATGACAACAATAAGGAATACAAATCCGTTAAAGAACGGGGTATACATATTGTTTCAGAACACTGGCTTTTAGAG AGTGCCCGAGAATATAAACGGCTTCCTGAATCTCTCTTTCCTCACACTTACAATCCCAAAATGAGCCTGGACATCAGCACAGTGCAAGATGTTAGGCTCTCCTCCTCCAGTAAACTTCCATCAACTGGAAAACCAGCCGAGGAAACTGAG ATTATTCCAGTGGATGAAGACGATGCTGAAGATGATGTAACTACTGACCATATAAAGGAAACGGTCACTGCAGGGGAAGAACAAATTGTTACAAGTGAATCCAAAGGAG TTTTAACCCAAGCACTAGAAATGAGGGAGAACttccaaaggcagctgcaggagatCATGTCTGCTACATCGCTAGTGAAACCACAAGGGCAAAGAGGTTCCCTTTCAAGAAACAGTTTTGATGGTTTGCCAACTACTCCTGATAGCACACGGTCTGTGCGAAATGGCCGAAGTAGGGTCTTGGAAGCCCTAAG GCAATCCCGTCAGGCACTCACAGATATAAACACAGAGCCATCCCAGAGCGAGCAGATCATCTGGGACGATCCTACTGCAAGGGAGGAGAGAGCAAGACTTGTCAGCAACTTCCAGTGGCCTAATAGTCCTTCCCAGTACACTGAGCAAGGTCAGAGTAACGTCAACAAAAACATGGATGAGCCTGCCGTCAAAGGATCTTTAGCTGATGCAGAGATTGCTGATAtag CTGTTCCTGAGGCTGGAGATGGAGATTTGGTGGAGGGTCTAAAAAATCCTGTCTGTAGAGATCCTGAAACACCAATTAAAGATCACTTGATCCCCACTCCACAGGCCCCCAGCATTGCTTTCCCACTGGCTAACCCTCCTGTGGCACCGCAGCCCAAAGAAAAG GCTGTTACAGAAGATGAGAAGGCTGATGAAGAACCAGAAAAACACCGTAAATTTCAGCTGTCTTCTCTTAATCCTCAGGAAAGATTTGATTACTGCCATCTGATTGAGGAATTAG GTGGAATAGTACTTGAGAAGCAGTGCTTTGATCCAAGTTGCACACACATTGTTGTGGGACATCCTCTTCGAAATGAAAAGTTCTTGGCTTCGATGGCTGCGGGAAAGTGGGTGCTTCATCGTTCCTACCTGGAGGCATGTAGAGGAGCTGGCTGCTTTGTTCAG GAAGAAGATTATGAGTGGGGAAGTAATTCCATACTTAATGTTTTGCCTGGAATCAATGTAAACCAGAAGAAACTAGCACTTGCAGCCATgaggtggaggaaaaaaattcataaaggGAGGCAAGAAACTGGTATCACTGAG GGAGCTTTCAGTGGCTGGAAAGTGATCCTGAATGTTGACCAATCCAAGGAAGCAGGATTCAGGCGCCTTCTTCAGTCAGGAGGAGCAAAA GTGTTCTCTGGTCATTCTGTGTCTCTCTTCAAAGAAGCAACTCATCTCTTTGCTGACTTCAGTAAGCTGAAGCCAGACGACACCAGGGTTAATGTAGCAGAGGCGGCAGCACAAGGAGTGAACTGCCTGAAACCAGAGTACATCGCGGACTACCTCATCCAG GATCCACCTCCCCCAATGGAGTCTTACTGCCTGCCAGAAGCTCAATCTTACCTTCAGAATAATGCAGAACTTGGAACTGGAGTgtcccagaaaagaaaagcactggGAGAAATGAGCAGAGTCAAGCGATCCAGAATACACTGA
- the TOPBP1 gene encoding DNA topoisomerase 2-binding protein 1 isoform X2, with amino-acid sequence MKGSKEPFFVKFIKSSGSSEYFLKALESIKEFQSEEHLQILEEEAALNIKENDKSLYICDPFRGVVFNHLKKLGCRIVGPQVVLYCMQSQRCVPRAEYPVYNMTMADVTISCTSLDKDVREEVHKYVQMMGGRVYRDLNMSVTHLIAGEVGSKKYLVAASLKKPILLPSWVKTLWDKSQQSIMRYTDVNMEDYACPVFLGCTICVTGLSSSDRKEVQRLTAEHGGQYTGQLKMNECTHLIVQEPKGQKYECAKKWNVHCVSVQWFSDSIKKGFCQDETIYKIEAGSKLSSTPSTSTPTNRAGKPDDHALPDVSHISNINLSGVNETACSSAMSSRLDPLPDELENLDISSFQAPEDLLDGCRIYLCGFSGRKLDKMRRLINCGGGVRFNQLNEDVTHVILGENNDELKHFLEKAAHRPHVVTAKWLLESFIKGYLHPVEQYIPLNYQPLENPILERPGMKSIPPRKNSLLKKEPVEVIKHQKAAEDDFLSLYVNNDSTSDEVENLTSRTFNDVTHLAVQGEDQSSVCNGSLGESSAVVEGGLFVRKRFLLLGFGEEDESYIADIIKENAGKILPLQSRTIADYAVVPLLGCTVKPTVGDVVTNTWLITCVEQQLLLDPQSNPLFTPVPVMEGVTPLEDCVLSFSQFTGVERDSLVYLAGLLGARVQEFFVRKANAKKGMFASTHLVVREPDGSKYEAARKWNLPAVTVAWLLQSARTGKRADERKFLVENAEAEDKESSITQLSKTPATIKSPDSEQPTYLLEAGKKTAVTPLDINRFQSKAFQAVISHHTEKTTTTLAQGGLPQKEPSLHLDTPSKFLSKDKLFKPSFDVKDALAALETPRGPDQKTRKLSTPLSEVIGRNLKLALANSTRHTVALSASPQLTTVQPEVEEEPKPLAEVVICVSKKLSKKQTELNAVAASLGADYRWCFDETVTHFIYKGGQNDNNKEYKSVKERGIHIVSEHWLLESAREYKRLPESLFPHTYNPKMSLDISTVQDVRLSSSSKLPSTGKPAEETEIIPVDEDDAEDDVTTDHIKETVTAGEEQIVTSESKGVLTQALEMRENFQRQLQEIMSATSLVKPQGQRGSLSRNSFDGLPTTPDSTRSVRNGRSRVLEALRQSRQALTDINTEPSQSEQIIWDDPTAREERARLVSNFQWPNSPSQYTEQGQSNVNKNMDEPAVKGSLADAEIADIAVPEAGDGDLVEGLKNPVCRDPETPIKDHLIPTPQAPSIAFPLANPPVAPQPKEKAVTEDEKADEEPEKHRKFQLSSLNPQERFDYCHLIEELGGIVLEKQCFDPSCTHIVVGHPLRNEKFLASMAAGKWVLHRSYLEACRGAGCFVQA; translated from the exons ATGAAAGGTAGTAAGGAGCCATTTTTTGTGAAATTCATAAAGTCTTCTGGGAGCTCGGAGTATTTTCTTAAAGCTCTTGAG TCTATAAAAGAATTTCAGTCAGAAGAACATCTCCAAATCCttgaagaagaagcagcactcaatataaaagaaaatgataaatCACTTTACATTTGTGATCCTTTTAGAGGTGTTGTTTTCAATCATCTCAAAAAG CTTGGTTGTAGAATCGTTGGACCACAGGTAGTCCTGTACTGTATGCAGTCCCAGCGATGTGTCCCAAGAGCTGAGTATCCTGTGTACAATATGACTATGGCCGATGTAACAATATCCTGTACCAGCCTTGACAAAGATGTTAGG GAAGAAGTTCATAAGTACGTGCAGATGATGGGTGGACGTGTGTACAGAGACCTCAATATGTCAGTAACTCATCTTATAGCTGGAGAAGTTGGCAGCAAGAAATACTTAGTagctgcttctctgaaaaaGCCTATCTTGCTTCCCTCTTGGGTTAAGACACTGTGGGATAAGTCTCAGCAAAG CATAATGAGATACACTGATGTTAACATGGAAGACTACGCTTGCCCTGTGTTCCTTGGCTGTACAATTTGCGTAACTGGCTTAAGTAGTTCAGACAGGAAGGAAGTCCAGCGCCTCACTGCTGAGCACGGTGGGCAATATACGGGGCAGCTCAAGATGAATGAATGTACTCACCTCATAGTTCAAGAGCCAAAAG GTCAGAAGTATGAATGTGCCAAAAAATGGAATGTGCACTGTGTGTCTGTGCAGTGGTTTTCTGACAGCATTAAGAAAGGCTTCTGTCAGGATGAGACAATATATAAAATAGAGGCTGGATCAAAACTGAGTAGTACACCCAGTACGTCAACACCTACGAATCGCGCCGGCAAGCCTGATG atcaTGCCCTTCCGGATGTCAGCCACATTTCCAATATCAATTTGAGTGGTGTTAATGAAACAGCATGTAGTTCTGCTATGAGCAGCAGACTCGATCCTCTTCCTGATGAGCTGGAAAACTTGGATATAAGTTCTTTTCAAGCCCCTGAAGATTTGTTAGATGGATGTCGA ATCTATCTGTGTGGCTTCAGTGGCCGGAAGCTGGACAAAATGAGAAGGCTTATTAATTGCGGTGGTGGTGTTCGATTTAATCAACTTAATGAAGATGTTACCCATGtcattttgggggaaaataatGATGAGTTGAAACACTTTTTGGAAAAGGCAGCTCACAG GCCTCATGTAGTGACAGCAAAATGGTTGCTAGAGTCATTTATTAAAGGTTATCTACATCCAGTCGAGCAATATATCCCTCTAAATTACCAGCCGTTAGAGAACCCAATTTTGGAGCGACCTGGAATGAAGTCAATTCCTCCCAGAAAGAACAGTCTCTTGAAGAAAGAACCTGTGGAGGTTATAAAGCACCAGAAAGCTGCTGAAGATGACTTCCTCTCTCTCTATGTAAATAATGATTCTACATCAG atgaaGTTGAAAATCTAACATCCAGAACCTTCAATGATGTTACTCACTTGGCTGTTCAAGGAGAGGATCAGTCTTCTGTCTGTAATGGTTCTTTGGGAGAGTCTTCTGCAGTGGTTGAAGGAGGCTTATTTGTCAGAAAGagatttcttcttctgggtTTTGGTGAAGAGGATGAGTCCTACATTGCAGATATTATAAAGGAGAATGCTGGGAAAATTCTGCCGCTGCAAAGCAGAACCATTGCAGACTATGCTGTGGTACCTTTATTGGGGTGCACGGTGAAGCCGACTGTTGGTGATGTTGTCACAAATACATGGCTG ATAACCTGTGTGGAACAGCAGCTCCTTTTAGATCCCCAGTCCAATCCACTTTTCACACCAGTCCCAGTAATGGAAGGAGTTACCCCTCTGGAGGattgtgttctttcttttagCCAGTTCACTGGTGTAGAAAGGGACTCCCTGGTTTATCTGGCAGGACTGCTGGGAGCAAG AGTCCAAGAATTCTTTGTGCGGAAAGCCAATGCAAAAAAGGGAATGTTTGCCAGCACCCATCTTGTGGTGAGAGAACCGGATGGTTCCAAGTATGAAGCTGCGAGGAAGTGGAATTTGCCAGCAGTCACTGTAGCTTGGCTTTTACAGTCAGCAAGGACGGGAAAGAGAGCAGATGAAAGAAAGTTCTTGGTTGAAAATGCAGAGGCTGAAG atAAGGAGAGTTCCATTACTCAGCTTAGCAAGACACCAGCAACTATTAAATCTCCTGATTCAGAACAACCTACTTACCTCCttgaagctgggaaaaaaacagctgtgACCCCTCTTGATATCAACAGGTTTCAGAGTAAAGCTTTCCAAGCTGTGATCTCCCATCATACTGAGAAGACGACAACCACTCTTGCACAAGGGGGGCTGCCACAGAAAGAACCATCTCTACATCTTGATACACCGTCaaaatttctttccaaagaCAAGTTATTCAAGCCTTCTTTTGATGTAAAG GATGCTCTGGCAGCTTTGGAAACTCCAAGAGGTCCTGATCAAAAAACCAGGAAACTGAGCACACCTCTCTCCGAAGTCATCGGCAGAAACTTGAAATTGGCACTGGCAAACAGCACAAGGCATACAGTAGCTCTTAGTGCCAGCCCCCAGCTGACCACTGTACAGCCTGAAGTG GAAGAAGAGCCCAAGCCTCTAGCTGAAGTTGTTATATGTGTTAGTAAAAAACTTAGTAAGAAGCAAACTGAACTGAATGCAGTAGCAGCTTCTCTTGGGGCAGACTACAG atgGTGCTTTGATGAAACAGTAACACACTTCATCTACAAGGGAGGACAAAATGACAACAATAAGGAATACAAATCCGTTAAAGAACGGGGTATACATATTGTTTCAGAACACTGGCTTTTAGAG AGTGCCCGAGAATATAAACGGCTTCCTGAATCTCTCTTTCCTCACACTTACAATCCCAAAATGAGCCTGGACATCAGCACAGTGCAAGATGTTAGGCTCTCCTCCTCCAGTAAACTTCCATCAACTGGAAAACCAGCCGAGGAAACTGAG ATTATTCCAGTGGATGAAGACGATGCTGAAGATGATGTAACTACTGACCATATAAAGGAAACGGTCACTGCAGGGGAAGAACAAATTGTTACAAGTGAATCCAAAGGAG TTTTAACCCAAGCACTAGAAATGAGGGAGAACttccaaaggcagctgcaggagatCATGTCTGCTACATCGCTAGTGAAACCACAAGGGCAAAGAGGTTCCCTTTCAAGAAACAGTTTTGATGGTTTGCCAACTACTCCTGATAGCACACGGTCTGTGCGAAATGGCCGAAGTAGGGTCTTGGAAGCCCTAAG GCAATCCCGTCAGGCACTCACAGATATAAACACAGAGCCATCCCAGAGCGAGCAGATCATCTGGGACGATCCTACTGCAAGGGAGGAGAGAGCAAGACTTGTCAGCAACTTCCAGTGGCCTAATAGTCCTTCCCAGTACACTGAGCAAGGTCAGAGTAACGTCAACAAAAACATGGATGAGCCTGCCGTCAAAGGATCTTTAGCTGATGCAGAGATTGCTGATAtag CTGTTCCTGAGGCTGGAGATGGAGATTTGGTGGAGGGTCTAAAAAATCCTGTCTGTAGAGATCCTGAAACACCAATTAAAGATCACTTGATCCCCACTCCACAGGCCCCCAGCATTGCTTTCCCACTGGCTAACCCTCCTGTGGCACCGCAGCCCAAAGAAAAG GCTGTTACAGAAGATGAGAAGGCTGATGAAGAACCAGAAAAACACCGTAAATTTCAGCTGTCTTCTCTTAATCCTCAGGAAAGATTTGATTACTGCCATCTGATTGAGGAATTAG GTGGAATAGTACTTGAGAAGCAGTGCTTTGATCCAAGTTGCACACACATTGTTGTGGGACATCCTCTTCGAAATGAAAAGTTCTTGGCTTCGATGGCTGCGGGAAAGTGGGTGCTTCATCGTTCCTACCTGGAGGCATGTAGAGGAGCTGGCTGCTTTGTTCAGGCAT AA
- the LOC142052798 gene encoding C-C chemokine receptor type 5-like produces the protein MENHTVDLADLPLTTEFDYGDAVPCMGTEEKHFAATILPPLYSLVVIFGLTGNLLVVLILVKYKRLKSMTDIYLLNLAISDLTFIFSLPFWAYYAVHDWIFGEVLCRMLSGVYLLGFYSGIFFIILLTLDRYLAIVHAVFALKARTVTNGILASVVTWAVAICASVPGIVFHKTQKENSRYTCSAHYPSEQRNAWKQFLTLKMNVLGLVIPMLIMICSYAQIIKTLLQCKNEKKHKAVRLIFVIMIVYFFFWAPYNICILLRDFQGIFSVTTCEGSGQLHKATQVTETISMIHCCINPVIYAFVGEKFRKYLRSFFRKQIAFHFSKYCPIFYVDTAERASSTYTQSTGEQEVSAALTAQKNEKGREIPLHNRLLRC, from the exons ATGGAAAACCATACTGTGGACTTAGCTGACTTGCCGCTGACAACAGAGTTCGACTACGGCGATGCGGTGCCATGCATGGGAACTGAGGAAAAGCACTTTGCAGCAACAATTTTGCCACCGCTTTATTCTTTGGTGGTGATATTTGGCCTCACAGGCAACCTGCTTGTTGTCCTTATCCTGGTAAAATACAAGAGACTGAAGAGTATGACTGACATCTACCTGCTCAATCTGGCAATTTCTGATTTGAcgtttatattttctctccctttttggGCTTATTACGCTGTTCATGACTGGATTTTTGGGGAGGTGCTGTGTAGAATGCTCTCAGGTGTTTACCTCCTTGGCTTCTACAGTGGTATCTTCTTCATAATCCTGTTGACCCTAGACAGATATCTGGCCATAGTGCATGCAGTGTTTGCTTTAAAAGCTAGGACGGTTACCAATGGCATCCTCGCCAGCGTTGTCACTTGGGCCGTTGCTATTTGTGCTTCTGTTCCTGGAATAGTATTTCACAAAactcaaaaggaaaattcaCGTTACACTTGCAGTGCTCATTATCCATCAGAGCAGAGAAATGCATGGAAGCAATTCCTGACCTTAAAAATGAACGTCCTGGGACTTGTTATTCCAATGTTAATTATGATCTGCAGCTACGCACAAATTATAAAGACATTACTGCAATGTAAGAATGAGAAGAAACATAAAGCAGTCAGGCTTATTTTTGTCATCATGAttgtctacttttttttctgggcaCCATACAACATTTGCATTCTCTTGCGTGATTTTCAAGGTATATTTTCCGTCACTACTTGTGAAGGCAGTGGTCAACTGCACAAAGCAACCCAAGTGACAGAAACAATATCAATGATCCACTGTTGTATCAATCCTGTGATCTATGCATTTGTTGGAGAAAAATTTAGGAAGTATCTTCGTAGCTTTTTCCGAAAGCAGATTGCATTCCACTTCTCTAAATACTGTCCCATTTTCTATGTTGACACAGCTGAACGGGCTAGCTCCACCTACACACAGTCTACTGGAGAACAAGAAGTTTCTGCTGCATT AACAGCccagaagaatgaaaaaggaagggaaattcCTCTTCATAACAGGTTGCTACGATGCtga